In the Campylobacter showae genome, one interval contains:
- a CDS encoding SPFH domain-containing protein has protein sequence MEESIPFIVFAVVVLAFAVLFLKAGIKIISQSDIYIVERLGKFHKVLDGGFHIIIPFVDQIRAVITVREQLVDITKQQVITKDNVNISVDGIVFLKVVDGKMALYNVDSYKRAIANLAMTTLRGEIGAMNLDDTLSSRDRLNSALQRALGDAADNWGVKIMRVEISEISVPHGIEEAMNLQMKAEREKRAIELKAQAEKEALIRNAEALKQEKVLQAEAIERMADAKKYEQIALATAQKEAMDMINESMAQNAKAAEFLLARDRVGAFNELAKNGSKDKILVPYEATELIGSLSVLKDFLGARAAK, from the coding sequence ATGGAAGAGAGTATCCCGTTTATCGTATTTGCCGTGGTCGTGCTGGCCTTTGCGGTCTTGTTTTTAAAAGCCGGTATCAAGATTATCTCGCAGTCTGATATTTACATCGTCGAGCGTTTGGGTAAATTTCACAAGGTGCTTGACGGCGGATTTCACATTATCATCCCCTTTGTCGACCAGATCCGCGCCGTGATCACTGTAAGAGAACAGCTAGTAGATATCACGAAGCAGCAAGTCATCACTAAAGATAACGTAAATATCAGCGTCGACGGCATCGTGTTTTTAAAGGTCGTAGACGGCAAAATGGCTCTGTATAACGTCGATAGCTATAAGCGCGCGATCGCAAATTTAGCCATGACGACGCTGCGCGGCGAGATCGGCGCGATGAATCTTGATGATACGCTTAGCTCGCGCGACCGCCTAAACTCCGCGCTACAAAGAGCGCTCGGAGACGCCGCCGATAACTGGGGCGTAAAGATCATGCGCGTCGAGATTTCCGAGATCTCCGTCCCGCACGGCATCGAAGAGGCGATGAATCTACAAATGAAAGCCGAGCGCGAAAAACGCGCGATCGAGCTAAAAGCGCAGGCTGAAAAAGAGGCGCTCATCCGCAACGCCGAGGCGCTAAAGCAAGAAAAAGTCCTGCAAGCCGAAGCCATCGAGCGTATGGCTGATGCGAAAAAATACGAGCAAATCGCGCTAGCCACGGCTCAAAAAGAGGCGATGGATATGATAAACGAAAGCATGGCGCAAAACGCCAAAGCAGCCGAGTTCCTGCTCGCGCGCGACCGCGTCGGAGCCTTTAACGAGCTAGCCAAAAACGGCTCGAAAGATAAAATTTTAGTCCCTTACGAAGCGACCGAGCTCATAGGCTCTCTAAGCGTCTTAAAGGACTTTTTGGGCGCTAGGGCGGCGAAATGA
- a CDS encoding copper resistance protein NlpE N-terminal domain-containing protein, producing the protein MKNILFLAAAAMIFAGCATGGSAVNNKKCGGTEVFETCGTEVDKENLIGVYEAKVFCDGCGENSKSTLTLNADGTFKIDTVYQKKIAQRELQNGKYEIEGNTLRVTNQYREKLNFEINGDTLRQISNQNSFIKENFAQERIYKKLEAN; encoded by the coding sequence ATGAAAAATATTTTATTTTTAGCCGCGGCTGCGATGATATTTGCGGGCTGTGCGACCGGCGGAAGCGCCGTAAATAACAAAAAATGCGGCGGCACGGAGGTTTTTGAAACGTGCGGCACCGAGGTAGATAAGGAAAATTTGATCGGCGTTTACGAGGCTAAGGTGTTTTGCGACGGTTGCGGCGAAAACTCAAAAAGTACGCTAACGCTCAACGCGGACGGTACGTTTAAAATCGACACCGTTTATCAAAAAAAGATCGCGCAAAGAGAGCTACAAAATGGCAAATACGAGATAGAGGGCAACACCCTAAGAGTGACAAATCAATACCGCGAAAAGCTAAATTTCGAGATTAACGGCGATACATTGCGCCAGATCAGCAACCAAAACAGCTTTATCAAAGAAAATTTCGCCCAGGAGCGCATCTATAAAAAGCTAGAAGCCAACTAA
- a CDS encoding MFS transporter has protein sequence MNKFIDLLKTQPVFARLSLIQLICYFGVWFSHTGIFTLLIELDAPVWAITAAAALAFVPGVLLSPFSGIVVDKFSPKPMLIALTVVEMVTVFMLVFIDKLSLMWLLFMIIFIRVGAGGTYFQVEMSLFPKILNKDDLKTANEIHSLIWAFSYTAGMGLAGIYIHFFGIKSAFLLDCALYGVALIVLLETDITVRAKKGGEKVREMLKNGLKYVKQNPLIAHLIMLHAVVGVTSYDALVALLADYPYAGLLSASLIIGYINACRAVALIVGPLVLSKFVSNANLVYIYVGHGLGVIAWSALQFNFYIGFIGIFCAGFFTSTLWSYTYTLIQQKCDPAFYGRIIAYNDMVYLGVAAVISSGIGLLFELGLSLSLITALIGCMFFAGAIYWLFVRKIYKDELA, from the coding sequence ATGAATAAATTTATCGACCTACTAAAAACGCAACCCGTTTTCGCGCGCCTCTCGCTCATACAGCTGATTTGCTATTTTGGCGTTTGGTTCTCGCACACGGGCATTTTTACGCTACTTATCGAGCTTGACGCGCCCGTTTGGGCTATCACGGCGGCGGCTGCGTTAGCTTTCGTGCCGGGCGTGCTGCTATCGCCTTTTAGCGGTATCGTGGTGGATAAATTTAGCCCAAAACCTATGCTAATAGCGCTCACGGTCGTAGAGATGGTGACGGTTTTTATGCTCGTTTTTATCGACAAACTCTCCTTGATGTGGCTGCTATTTATGATAATATTTATCAGAGTCGGGGCCGGCGGAACGTATTTTCAGGTCGAGATGAGCCTTTTCCCCAAAATTTTAAACAAAGACGACCTAAAAACCGCAAACGAAATCCACTCGCTCATCTGGGCCTTTTCATACACCGCAGGCATGGGGCTGGCAGGCATTTATATTCATTTTTTCGGGATAAAAAGCGCCTTTTTGCTAGACTGCGCTCTTTACGGCGTAGCACTCATCGTCCTGCTTGAAACAGATATCACCGTGCGAGCTAAAAAAGGCGGCGAAAAAGTCCGCGAGATGCTAAAAAACGGCCTAAAATACGTAAAACAAAACCCCCTCATCGCGCATCTCATCATGCTGCACGCGGTTGTAGGCGTGACCAGCTACGACGCGCTCGTGGCGCTGCTAGCCGACTATCCGTACGCGGGCCTGCTCTCGGCATCTCTCATCATCGGCTACATCAACGCCTGCCGCGCCGTCGCCCTCATCGTCGGTCCGCTAGTGCTTAGCAAATTTGTCTCAAACGCAAATCTCGTCTATATCTACGTCGGGCATGGGCTTGGCGTCATAGCGTGGAGCGCGCTGCAGTTTAACTTTTATATCGGATTTATCGGGATTTTTTGCGCGGGATTTTTCACCTCGACGCTTTGGAGCTACACCTACACGCTCATCCAGCAAAAGTGCGATCCGGCGTTTTACGGCCGTATCATAGCCTATAACGACATGGTTTACCTGGGCGTCGCGGCGGTGATTTCTAGCGGCATAGGACTTCTTTTTGAGCTAGGGCTTAGCCTCTCGCTAATCACGGCGCTGATAGGCTGTATGTTTTTTGCCGGAGCGATTTACTGGCTATTCGTGCGTAAAATTTACAAAGACGAGCTAGCGTAA
- a CDS encoding CheR family methyltransferase: MVENANLTPAPSDAAGLNKFVEVIKNMCGVDLESKKDMIKQRLINFCQANRIPSFEALSSKVVVDRFMRQEIVNLITTNETYFYRELPQLQAAIYYAREELDSVRILCAPCSTGDEAYSLGMLAHSNLLDVNRVSIVGIDINSEAIDSCKKGVYNERSLHRLNDNQKNIYFTKRDGKYEIKREMLPRCEFSVANIFDDAIFKLGKFDIIFSRNMMIYFNEEFKLKTVERFHKILSDHGRLYVGHADLVPFTTLYKKHISNGTTYYAKA; the protein is encoded by the coding sequence ATGGTTGAAAATGCAAATTTGACGCCCGCTCCTAGCGATGCGGCGGGGCTGAATAAATTCGTCGAAGTTATCAAAAATATGTGCGGCGTGGATCTGGAGTCCAAAAAGGACATGATAAAGCAGCGCCTAATAAATTTCTGCCAAGCAAACCGAATCCCGAGCTTTGAAGCTCTAAGCTCAAAAGTCGTCGTAGACCGCTTTATGAGGCAAGAGATCGTAAATTTGATCACCACGAACGAGACTTATTTTTACAGAGAGTTGCCGCAGCTACAAGCCGCGATCTACTACGCCAGAGAGGAGCTTGATAGCGTGCGGATACTGTGCGCGCCGTGCTCGACGGGCGATGAGGCGTACTCGCTAGGTATGCTCGCGCACTCAAATTTGCTCGACGTAAACCGCGTTAGTATCGTTGGTATCGACATAAACTCGGAGGCTATCGATAGCTGTAAAAAAGGCGTTTATAACGAGCGTTCATTGCACCGCTTAAACGACAATCAAAAAAATATCTACTTCACAAAACGCGACGGCAAGTACGAAATCAAGCGCGAGATGCTGCCTAGATGCGAGTTTAGCGTGGCAAATATCTTTGACGACGCGATCTTTAAGCTCGGCAAATTCGACATCATTTTCTCGCGAAATATGATGATTTATTTTAACGAGGAATTTAAGCTAAAAACGGTCGAGCGCTTTCATAAAATTTTGAGCGATCACGGCAGGCTCTACGTCGGACATGCCGATCTGGTGCCGTTTACGACGCTTTATAAAAAGCATATTTCAAACGGAACGACTTATTATGCTAAGGCCTGA
- a CDS encoding CheB methylesterase domain-containing protein, whose product MKQKLVLVGASTGGPGHLKRLFKGLDLNGASVVIAQHMSLAFIPSFISQFDKECAAEVVMLGTPVQLKSAIYICEKNSEIISASPLMAGMCSPAKETTYNPNVDVLFHSGVQACKFADVMAILLTGIGDDGARGLNELYKAGAKCVAENEESAIVYGMPKRAKEINANLKSLPIGGIRAELERFLHG is encoded by the coding sequence TTGAAACAAAAACTGGTCTTAGTCGGCGCCTCGACGGGCGGTCCGGGACATTTAAAAAGGCTTTTTAAGGGGCTTGATCTAAACGGAGCTAGCGTCGTTATCGCGCAGCATATGAGCCTAGCTTTTATCCCGAGTTTTATCTCGCAGTTTGACAAGGAGTGTGCGGCGGAGGTGGTTATGCTGGGCACGCCCGTGCAGCTAAAAAGCGCGATATATATCTGCGAAAAAAACTCGGAGATAATCTCTGCTAGCCCCCTCATGGCCGGCATGTGCTCGCCGGCAAAGGAGACCACGTATAACCCCAACGTAGACGTGCTTTTTCACTCCGGCGTGCAGGCTTGTAAGTTTGCCGACGTCATGGCGATCCTGCTAACTGGCATCGGCGACGACGGTGCGCGCGGGCTAAACGAGCTATACAAAGCCGGCGCTAAATGCGTCGCCGAAAACGAGGAGAGCGCGATCGTCTACGGCATGCCAAAACGCGCGAAAGAAATCAACGCAAATTTAAAGTCGCTACCCATCGGCGGTATAAGAGCGGAACTGGAAAGGTTTTTACATGGTTGA
- a CDS encoding FlhB-like flagellar biosynthesis protein: MAKVQKTKKAVALGYNRQKDNAPKVLATGSGEVAKNIINLAKSHDIPIKEDADLIEVLSKVDLNEEVPPNLYKAVAEIFSFLYQMTNKK, from the coding sequence TTGGCAAAAGTACAAAAAACTAAAAAAGCCGTGGCTCTTGGCTACAATCGCCAAAAAGATAACGCGCCCAAGGTGCTGGCGACGGGTTCTGGCGAAGTGGCGAAAAATATCATAAATCTAGCCAAATCTCACGACATTCCGATCAAAGAGGACGCCGATCTAATCGAGGTTCTAAGCAAGGTCGATCTAAACGAGGAAGTCCCGCCAAATCTCTATAAAGCAGTCGCCGAAATCTTTAGCTTTTTGTATCAAATGACGAATAAAAAATAG
- a CDS encoding flagellar hook-length control protein FliK has product MESVNNAISSQIATQAAVGGALPKTGGVGGANAGQTGQAGETKNIFKNQPAPSQNLGSEAADNAVKDLDRLVNKLLNELKSSPTQAKELAAQAKNLQLSPNLAKDMKSLVALAENEPDLKEFALKLKEFLKPVADLKNAPLNEQIKNSGIMLEANLKDALNGKFNLPSAINKLFGDIKNLSNQQLLEQISALAKDDSLSTNESFAKLDQILQNVKTAAKDTLAGSPFKQLFETSAKLENAAKFMDKQANAMSGSGLSLNEKTLNNELNKISQLLANVGEKMQNLNSEKLSQNRGFALNFAELKNALKELMDELGALAGSQDKFNDFAQKIVRDGADGSEGATLQDKLQNAARKLNFALQIADKAGFEAKNSLDEVGKLIKQQNIARAELGAVTPKSAEETAKVLQNDVKSALLNMQSKSPDASPVKDAASKLLAQIEMHQLASAVAGGVQTYLPYVWEGVEGGNIRFKQGKKQKHYAQIDLNFQNFGQINIMVALSENKYIDLAIATQKEEFKELILSGAKELKRAIGEQGLIVSNFSLKTMPKLRLSGVYGGLDKLDMGFDKKA; this is encoded by the coding sequence ATGGAATCAGTAAATAACGCTATAAGCTCGCAAATCGCGACCCAGGCCGCAGTCGGCGGCGCGCTACCCAAAACAGGCGGCGTAGGCGGCGCAAACGCCGGACAAACGGGGCAGGCGGGCGAAACCAAAAATATTTTTAAAAATCAGCCCGCGCCCTCGCAAAATTTAGGCTCCGAGGCCGCGGATAACGCCGTAAAGGATCTAGATAGGCTCGTAAATAAGCTTCTAAACGAGCTAAAATCAAGCCCGACGCAGGCCAAAGAGCTAGCCGCGCAGGCTAAAAATCTCCAGCTCTCGCCAAATCTCGCAAAAGATATGAAAAGCCTCGTCGCGCTTGCCGAAAACGAGCCCGATCTAAAGGAATTTGCGCTTAAACTAAAGGAGTTTTTAAAACCAGTCGCGGATCTAAAAAACGCGCCGCTAAACGAGCAGATAAAAAACTCAGGCATCATGCTGGAGGCAAATTTAAAAGACGCGCTAAACGGCAAATTTAACCTACCTAGCGCGATAAATAAGCTGTTTGGCGATATAAAAAATCTCTCGAATCAGCAGCTTTTGGAGCAAATTTCAGCTCTAGCTAAGGATGACAGCCTAAGTACGAACGAAAGCTTTGCTAAGCTTGATCAAATTTTACAAAACGTTAAAACCGCAGCCAAAGATACGCTAGCGGGATCGCCGTTTAAGCAGCTTTTTGAGACCTCTGCCAAGCTAGAAAACGCGGCTAAATTTATGGATAAACAGGCAAACGCCATGAGCGGTAGCGGGCTAAGCCTAAACGAAAAAACGCTAAACAATGAGCTAAATAAAATCTCGCAACTACTGGCAAACGTGGGCGAAAAAATGCAAAATTTAAACAGCGAAAAGCTAAGTCAAAACAGGGGCTTTGCTTTAAATTTCGCCGAGCTAAAAAACGCGCTAAAAGAGCTAATGGACGAGCTTGGCGCGCTTGCGGGCTCGCAGGATAAATTTAACGATTTCGCGCAAAAAATCGTCCGAGACGGCGCGGATGGGAGCGAGGGCGCGACGCTGCAAGACAAGCTGCAAAATGCGGCTAGAAAGCTAAATTTCGCCCTGCAAATCGCCGATAAAGCGGGCTTTGAAGCAAAAAATAGCCTAGATGAGGTCGGCAAGCTAATCAAACAGCAAAACATCGCTCGCGCCGAGCTTGGCGCCGTAACGCCAAAAAGCGCCGAAGAGACGGCAAAGGTGTTACAAAACGATGTAAAAAGCGCGCTTTTAAACATGCAGTCAAAGTCTCCTGATGCTAGCCCCGTAAAAGACGCCGCCTCAAAACTGCTCGCTCAAATCGAGATGCACCAGCTAGCCTCCGCGGTCGCAGGCGGCGTGCAGACCTATCTGCCCTACGTATGGGAGGGCGTAGAGGGCGGAAATATCAGGTTTAAGCAGGGTAAAAAGCAAAAGCACTACGCGCAAATCGACCTAAATTTTCAAAATTTCGGCCAAATCAACATCATGGTGGCGCTTAGCGAAAACAAATACATCGACCTTGCGATCGCGACGCAAAAAGAGGAGTTTAAGGAGCTGATTTTAAGCGGCGCGAAGGAGCTAAAAAGGGCTATCGGCGAGCAGGGCTTGATAGTGTCGAATTTTAGCCTAAAAACTATGCCTAAACTGCGCCTTAGCGGCGTTTACGGCGGTCTAGATAAGCTTGATATGGGCTTTGATAAAAAGGCGTAA
- a CDS encoding MFS transporter: MRNSSIITIRSMFALFVGMAFLFVGNGLIISSAGVELKKMGADELETGFVIAVFFVGAMAATIFSHKIVSKVGHIRSFGIFASLFGIAAMFHVFSQNLYFWAFLRGCLGFCYYSILMIIESWLNARARNEVRSRVLAFYEVTFYVCFGLGILVLSLNLSTSHVLLLSAALILFSSIPLNLIRIKEPPIPEKKSVSIPKVFALVPLALITSIVAGILTNGFFTMGSVYVLLQGYGAVEVSFFMTIAMAGGFIAHSFIGSVSDKFGRRPAIMVCSAVSLCAAICFLALKPSIYAQYVLSFFLGSGAFCLYALSLARANDVLNLKQKNQGIEVGRAVLFSYSFGSLLSSVIMGASMKILGFDGFMWVYIALLAFLIAFCLTQKTVPLESRSDFEHSPGTMANS, from the coding sequence ATGAGAAATAGCTCTATAATAACGATCAGATCGATGTTTGCGCTATTTGTAGGGATGGCGTTTTTGTTCGTGGGAAACGGCCTTATCATCAGTTCTGCGGGCGTCGAGCTAAAAAAAATGGGCGCGGACGAGCTGGAGACGGGATTTGTTATCGCGGTATTTTTCGTTGGAGCTATGGCGGCTACGATATTTTCGCATAAAATCGTCTCAAAAGTCGGCCATATCAGGAGCTTTGGGATTTTTGCGTCGCTTTTCGGTATCGCGGCGATGTTTCACGTTTTTAGCCAAAATCTCTATTTTTGGGCGTTTTTACGCGGATGTTTAGGATTTTGCTACTACTCGATCTTGATGATAATCGAAAGCTGGCTCAACGCGCGCGCTAGAAACGAAGTGCGCTCGCGAGTACTGGCCTTTTACGAGGTCACGTTTTACGTCTGCTTTGGGCTGGGCATCCTCGTGCTATCGCTAAATTTATCCACTTCGCACGTGCTTTTGCTTAGCGCGGCGCTTATTTTGTTTTCGAGCATTCCGTTAAATTTGATACGCATCAAAGAGCCGCCGATCCCCGAAAAAAAGAGCGTCTCGATCCCGAAGGTCTTTGCGCTCGTGCCTTTGGCGCTGATTACTAGCATCGTCGCGGGTATCCTTACAAACGGCTTCTTCACGATGGGCAGCGTTTATGTTTTGCTCCAGGGATACGGAGCGGTCGAGGTTTCGTTTTTTATGACGATAGCGATGGCTGGAGGCTTTATCGCGCACTCGTTTATCGGTAGCGTCTCGGATAAATTCGGCCGCCGTCCAGCGATAATGGTATGTTCAGCCGTCTCGCTGTGCGCCGCTATTTGCTTTTTGGCGCTTAAACCCTCTATCTACGCGCAGTACGTCTTGTCGTTTTTTCTAGGCTCGGGAGCCTTTTGCCTCTACGCGCTATCGCTTGCTCGCGCCAACGACGTTTTAAATTTAAAACAGAAAAATCAAGGTATCGAAGTAGGGCGCGCGGTGCTTTTTAGCTACTCTTTCGGTTCGCTTCTTTCGTCCGTGATAATGGGCGCTAGTATGAAAATTTTAGGCTTTGACGGCTTTATGTGGGTTTACATAGCGTTGCTTGCGTTTCTCATCGCGTTTTGCCTCACGCAAAAGACCGTTCCGCTTGAAAGCAGAAGCGACTTTGAGCATAGCCCCGGCACGATGGCAAATAGCTAA
- a CDS encoding potassium transporter TrkA — protein MNFKLLAVYGAFEALLLLGSAAFGRAWFYSSQVAFAGSLLVLAATFRAYKKRVENGVRDYDASADDDIDEWGENHEEFPDRPAEAKFDGHDPHREDAKRPDALNSEDYAKTDAQLNLKDENEWVKFGEQNLNDASQSGGPNLSLANESNLSKSNQSSETKPSKKQNFARNLKQNSPNYFTAFVPFRLIAYAVLVVGFLALKRQDNLDIAAFLIALAAMPAGALIYGVKSNEK, from the coding sequence GTGAATTTTAAGCTCCTTGCCGTTTACGGCGCGTTTGAGGCTTTGCTCTTGCTGGGCTCGGCGGCATTTGGCCGCGCGTGGTTTTACAGCTCGCAGGTCGCGTTTGCGGGCTCGCTTTTGGTGCTGGCTGCTACATTTAGAGCCTACAAAAAACGCGTAGAAAACGGCGTGCGAGACTATGACGCCTCCGCGGATGACGATATAGACGAGTGGGGCGAAAATCACGAGGAGTTTCCCGATCGCCCGGCGGAGGCTAAATTTGACGGGCATGACCCGCACCGCGAAGATGCTAAGCGCCCAGACGCGTTAAATTCGGAGGACTACGCAAAAACGGACGCGCAGCTAAATTTAAAAGACGAAAACGAGTGGGTTAAATTTGGCGAGCAAAATTTAAACGACGCAAGCCAAAGCGGCGGGCCAAATTTAAGCCTGGCAAACGAGTCAAATTTGAGCAAATCAAATCAAAGCAGCGAAACTAAGCCCTCAAAAAAGCAAAATTTCGCGCGTAATTTAAAGCAAAATTCGCCCAACTACTTCACCGCTTTCGTGCCTTTTCGGCTGATCGCGTATGCGGTTTTAGTCGTCGGATTTTTGGCGCTAAAAAGACAAGACAATCTTGATATAGCCGCGTTTTTGATCGCGCTTGCGGCGATGCCTGCGGGCGCTTTGATATACGGAGTAAAAAGCAATGAGAAATAG
- a CDS encoding AtpZ/AtpI family protein, translated as MAKINLGDVVKGAEQLSLGISIVVALAIGAGFGYWVMKETGWTWTLFAGVAVGIAAAALNVKKAYDAQIKSLDELKDKDKFKPAKDDDEDDE; from the coding sequence ATGGCAAAGATAAATTTGGGCGACGTCGTAAAGGGCGCCGAGCAGCTAAGCCTGGGCATATCTATCGTCGTAGCGCTTGCTATCGGGGCCGGGTTTGGCTACTGGGTGATGAAGGAAACGGGCTGGACGTGGACGCTGTTTGCGGGCGTCGCCGTCGGTATCGCCGCAGCCGCGCTAAACGTCAAAAAGGCCTACGACGCGCAGATAAAAAGTCTCGACGAACTAAAAGACAAAGATAAATTTAAACCCGCAAAAGACGACGACGAGGACGATGAGTGA
- the hemL gene encoding glutamate-1-semialdehyde 2,1-aminomutase, producing MTNKEAFGLAKIYIPGGVDSPVRAFGSVGGEPFVVDRGEGAYLVDIEGNRYLDFIQSWGPLIFGHCDPDIENAVIATAKKGLSFGAPSNLETRLAKLICDEFKNVEKVRFVSSGTEATMSAIRVARGFSGKDGLIKFEGCYHGHSDALLVKAGSGATTYGNASSGGVPADVVKNTYLARYNDIESVRAIFEANRGKIGALIIEPIAGNMGLVPADNEFLSEIRRLCDENGAVLIFDEVMSGFRASRHGSFEFNGIEADLVTFGKVIGGGCPAAAFGGKAAIMDCLSPEGAVYQAGTLSGNPVAMAAGIASLSKIFADNELYDRLNKLAVLFAHGLKSVATKHGIALQTTVRGSMFGFFFTANEVKNYDDALKSDVKLYAKFHAKMLKKGVYLAPSQFETGFICDAMSEDDIKFAVKAADESFAEIAAESASENEEMREVKARIADLEERLKEARKEREAIQERMKNSWGFA from the coding sequence ATGACGAACAAAGAAGCTTTTGGACTGGCGAAAATTTATATCCCGGGCGGCGTAGATTCGCCCGTTCGCGCGTTTGGCAGCGTCGGCGGCGAGCCTTTTGTAGTAGATCGCGGCGAGGGCGCGTATCTAGTCGATATCGAGGGAAACCGCTATCTGGACTTCATCCAGAGCTGGGGGCCGCTTATCTTCGGGCACTGCGACCCGGATATCGAGAATGCGGTGATAGCGACGGCTAAAAAGGGACTAAGCTTTGGCGCTCCGTCAAATTTAGAAACGAGGCTAGCTAAACTAATCTGCGACGAGTTTAAAAACGTAGAAAAGGTGCGTTTCGTAAGCTCGGGCACCGAGGCTACGATGAGCGCGATACGCGTAGCGCGCGGCTTTAGCGGCAAGGACGGACTGATAAAATTTGAAGGCTGCTACCACGGGCACAGCGACGCGCTTTTGGTAAAAGCCGGTAGCGGCGCGACCACCTACGGCAATGCTTCAAGCGGCGGAGTGCCTGCGGACGTGGTGAAAAACACCTATCTAGCGCGCTACAACGATATAGAAAGCGTGAGAGCGATATTTGAGGCAAATAGAGGCAAAATCGGCGCGCTGATAATCGAGCCGATCGCCGGAAATATGGGACTAGTGCCTGCCGATAACGAGTTTTTAAGCGAGATTAGACGCCTTTGCGACGAAAACGGCGCGGTGTTAATTTTTGACGAGGTCATGAGCGGATTTCGCGCGAGCAGACACGGATCGTTCGAATTTAACGGTATCGAGGCCGATCTAGTGACGTTTGGTAAAGTTATCGGCGGAGGCTGCCCGGCGGCTGCGTTTGGCGGAAAGGCTGCGATCATGGACTGCCTAAGTCCCGAAGGCGCCGTATATCAGGCCGGTACGCTAAGCGGCAATCCCGTAGCCATGGCCGCAGGCATCGCAAGCCTAAGTAAAATTTTTGCCGACAACGAGCTTTATGACCGCCTAAACAAGCTAGCCGTGCTATTTGCTCACGGACTAAAAAGCGTCGCCACGAAGCACGGCATCGCTCTGCAAACGACGGTGAGAGGCTCGATGTTTGGATTTTTCTTTACGGCAAACGAGGTCAAAAACTACGACGACGCGCTAAAAAGCGACGTTAAACTTTACGCTAAATTTCACGCCAAAATGCTTAAAAAAGGCGTTTATCTAGCGCCTAGCCAGTTTGAGACGGGCTTCATCTGCGACGCGATGAGCGAGGACGATATCAAATTTGCCGTTAAGGCCGCGGACGAGAGCTTTGCCGAGATAGCTGCGGAGAGCGCTAGCGAGAACGAGGAGATGCGCGAGGTAAAAGCAAGGATCGCCGATCTGGAAGAGCGTCTAAAAGAGGCTAGAAAAGAGCGCGAAGCGATACAAGAGCGCATGAAAAATAGCTGGGGATTTGCCTAA
- a CDS encoding c-type cytochrome: MKIWLILGLLCGVAFASDFITKNEYAKMLYQNPRGIGCDKCHGKGGEGSLISKYRHFDKKTKQVIDDELRAPRINNLDFETFKEGVLSAKSVMPSYFLTDEEINLLYEYVINFNKDKK; encoded by the coding sequence ATGAAAATTTGGCTGATTTTAGGGCTACTTTGCGGCGTAGCGTTTGCGAGCGATTTTATCACGAAAAACGAATACGCGAAGATGCTCTATCAAAACCCGCGCGGCATCGGCTGCGACAAGTGTCACGGCAAGGGCGGCGAGGGTTCGCTCATATCAAAATATAGACATTTTGATAAAAAAACGAAGCAGGTCATCGACGACGAGCTAAGAGCTCCTCGGATAAACAATCTTGATTTTGAGACGTTTAAAGAGGGCGTACTAAGCGCAAAAAGCGTGATGCCTAGCTACTTTCTTACCGACGAAGAGATAAATTTACTTTACGAATACGTTATAAATTTCAACAAGGATAAAAAATGA